In Myxococcus stipitatus, the following are encoded in one genomic region:
- a CDS encoding protein kinase domain-containing protein yields the protein MKKPTLFGKYLLLERINVGGMAEVFIAKAFGVEGFERILAIKKILPTMAEDEEFITMFIDEARISVQLNHANVVHIHELGKHDDTYFIAMEYVAGRDVRTILERYRRRKEIMPTAQAVFIASKLCDGLDYAHRKKDARGQDLHIIHRDVSPQNVLISYEGEVKVIDFGIAKAANRSQKTQAGILKGKFGYMSPEQVRGMPIDRRSDIFAVGVLLYEMLTGEKLFVGESDFSTLEKVRNADVPLPREFNPNIPPGLEKVVLKALAREPEDRYQWGSDLAEDLMRFLLAGDAIYSSKHLSSYMKEAFAEDMLREAEKMERFAGIERPDQIETSGVTIPPAAPSRPSAKRAPPPAVVVTGSPAGRAITGQAQQPPPGYIPPPTAEELEEMGVGAGDKTQIVDSTQTFMSPETRVAESSVLVDDSITGRSANPTAQGREPEPRRGKSGPKSQVVIAPEDGEPYGGATMIGPAPTAPPSRSSKVVDEPPEETTGNIDIPSNGRGARAPQRHGNASSQRNEPAYDDGQQDDGDYDTQDGSYDAGAYADEPHGQEEVTGGSLTPAPAPKKGAKAAAKPAVPVKSKAKPKSSSGKPGLAQSLTSLPKPVLYGSAAGIVVVLLLLLVLALRGSSGEQVTFSVMPMDGATIEVNGQPVEPNMLLSLPAGEYQVVAKAPGYKTQQKNVVVVEGTPLAVTFSLTSDSDTGTGEPPSRPTEMANAGTQENPAGTNVAQGQHGTPTAQNPPVAEKPQDPAPSPGTDTAEKPSTPEQPVADNKPVEKPVEKPVEPPPAPEPRKLAAVFEGDDGAEIVVNGKRVGLTPDARMANLEEGKTYQYTAKLAGYKPHNGKFIAKAKGDGDEVLVSFALVKVEQQVVRDEPPTPKPQPPPAQPKAKSTATGTLACSTKPAGAEIIVDGKKTGRQTPVTLGSPLVLPVGKRKISFRLNGKTTKPTVVLISEGKLEKLVNIAIE from the coding sequence ATGAAGAAGCCGACCCTTTTTGGGAAGTACCTGCTCCTCGAGCGCATCAACGTCGGCGGGATGGCCGAGGTGTTCATCGCGAAGGCCTTCGGCGTCGAGGGCTTCGAGCGCATCCTTGCCATCAAGAAGATCCTCCCCACGATGGCGGAGGATGAAGAGTTCATCACGATGTTCATCGACGAGGCGCGGATCAGCGTTCAGCTGAACCACGCCAACGTCGTGCACATCCACGAGCTCGGGAAGCACGACGACACGTACTTCATCGCCATGGAGTACGTCGCGGGGCGCGACGTGCGGACCATCCTGGAGCGCTACCGGCGGCGCAAGGAGATCATGCCCACCGCGCAGGCGGTGTTCATCGCGTCCAAGCTGTGTGACGGCCTGGACTACGCCCACCGAAAGAAGGACGCGCGCGGTCAGGATCTGCACATCATCCACCGCGACGTGTCGCCGCAGAACGTCCTCATCTCCTATGAGGGCGAGGTCAAGGTCATCGACTTTGGCATCGCGAAGGCGGCCAACCGCTCGCAGAAGACGCAGGCGGGCATCCTCAAGGGCAAGTTCGGCTACATGAGCCCGGAGCAGGTCCGGGGCATGCCCATCGACCGGCGAAGCGACATCTTCGCCGTGGGCGTGCTGCTGTACGAAATGCTCACGGGCGAGAAGCTCTTCGTCGGCGAGTCGGACTTCTCCACCCTGGAGAAGGTTCGCAACGCGGACGTGCCGCTGCCGCGCGAGTTCAATCCCAACATCCCGCCCGGGCTGGAGAAGGTCGTCCTCAAGGCGCTCGCGCGTGAGCCGGAGGACCGCTACCAGTGGGGTTCGGACCTCGCCGAGGACCTGATGCGCTTCCTCCTCGCGGGGGATGCCATCTACTCGTCGAAGCACCTGTCCTCGTACATGAAGGAGGCGTTCGCCGAGGACATGCTCCGCGAGGCGGAGAAGATGGAGCGCTTCGCGGGAATCGAGCGCCCGGATCAAATCGAGACGTCGGGCGTCACCATTCCGCCCGCCGCGCCCAGTCGCCCGAGCGCCAAGCGCGCGCCTCCGCCCGCGGTGGTCGTGACGGGCTCTCCCGCCGGACGTGCCATCACGGGGCAGGCCCAGCAGCCGCCTCCCGGCTACATCCCGCCTCCGACGGCGGAAGAGCTGGAGGAGATGGGCGTCGGCGCGGGCGACAAGACTCAGATCGTCGACTCGACCCAGACCTTCATGTCCCCCGAGACGCGCGTCGCCGAGAGCAGCGTGCTCGTGGATGACAGCATCACGGGACGGTCCGCGAACCCCACCGCGCAGGGGCGGGAGCCGGAGCCTCGCCGGGGCAAGAGCGGCCCGAAGTCCCAGGTGGTCATCGCTCCCGAGGACGGCGAGCCTTACGGCGGCGCGACCATGATTGGTCCGGCTCCGACCGCGCCTCCTTCGCGTTCGTCGAAGGTGGTGGATGAGCCGCCCGAGGAGACCACGGGCAACATCGACATCCCCTCGAACGGGCGAGGCGCTCGCGCTCCGCAGCGCCACGGGAACGCGTCCTCGCAGCGCAATGAGCCCGCCTACGACGACGGGCAGCAGGACGACGGCGACTACGACACCCAGGATGGGTCCTACGACGCGGGGGCCTACGCTGACGAACCCCACGGACAGGAGGAAGTCACTGGGGGCTCGTTGACGCCTGCTCCCGCGCCCAAGAAGGGCGCGAAGGCCGCTGCCAAGCCCGCGGTCCCCGTCAAGTCCAAGGCGAAGCCGAAGTCCTCGTCGGGCAAGCCGGGCCTCGCGCAATCGCTCACGAGCCTGCCGAAGCCGGTTCTCTATGGCTCGGCGGCTGGCATCGTCGTGGTCCTCCTGTTGCTGCTCGTGCTCGCGTTGAGGGGCTCGTCGGGTGAGCAGGTCACCTTCTCGGTGATGCCGATGGACGGTGCCACCATCGAGGTGAACGGGCAGCCGGTCGAACCGAACATGCTGCTGTCGCTCCCCGCGGGTGAGTACCAGGTGGTCGCGAAGGCGCCTGGCTACAAGACTCAGCAGAAGAACGTGGTTGTCGTCGAGGGCACCCCCCTCGCTGTCACCTTCAGTCTGACCTCCGACTCGGACACTGGAACCGGCGAGCCGCCGTCCAGGCCGACCGAGATGGCGAATGCCGGCACCCAGGAGAACCCCGCGGGGACGAACGTTGCCCAAGGGCAGCACGGAACGCCGACGGCGCAGAATCCCCCGGTGGCGGAGAAGCCGCAGGACCCCGCGCCTTCTCCTGGCACCGACACGGCCGAGAAGCCCTCCACGCCCGAGCAGCCTGTGGCGGACAACAAGCCCGTGGAGAAGCCTGTCGAGAAGCCGGTGGAACCGCCGCCTGCCCCGGAGCCCAGGAAGCTCGCCGCTGTCTTCGAGGGCGACGACGGGGCGGAGATTGTCGTCAACGGGAAGCGGGTCGGCCTCACCCCCGACGCTCGCATGGCCAACCTGGAAGAGGGGAAGACCTACCAGTACACAGCGAAGCTGGCCGGTTACAAACCCCACAATGGCAAGTTCATCGCCAAGGCCAAGGGGGATGGGGACGAGGTCCTGGTGTCCTTCGCGCTCGTCAAGGTGGAGCAGCAGGTGGTTCGTGACGAGCCGCCGACGCCCAAGCCGCAGCCTCCTCCCGCGCAGCCGAAGGCCAAGTCGACAGCCACCGGCACGTTGGCGTGCAGCACGAAGCCTGCGGGCGCGGAAATCATCGTGGATGGCAAGAAGACGGGACGTCAGACGCCTGTCACGCTTGGCAGTCCGTTGGTGCTCCCAGTAGGCAAGCGGAAGATCTCCTTCCGGCTCAATGGAAAGACGACCAAGCCGACGGTGGTCCTGATCTCCGAGGGGAAGCTGGAGAAGCTGGTCAACATTGCCATCGAGTGA
- a CDS encoding lysine 2,3-aminomutase: MDSTPILGKAEASPAQQPFTYPLRREFVEPDWRRIPGYKDVTQAEWENSVWQRKNTVKNLKELKATLGALLPEDLAESLERDQRERATMSILVPPQMLNTMNFQDLWKDPVRRYMLPAFADRLTDWPNHPKASRDSLHEQDMWVVEGLTHRYPTKVLAEMLPTCPQYCGHCTRMDLVGNDVPQVSKHKFSIGPKERYEQMLEYLRRTPTVRDVVVSGGDIANLPIQQLEPFVSSLMDIPNIRDIRLASKGLMAIPQHFLQDSVLQGMERLAKKAIERGVDLALHTHVNNAAQLTPLVGKAVRKLLDMGFRDVRNQGVLLRGVNDSAQQLLELCFTLLDHAKILPYYFYMCDMIPNSEHWRVSVAQAQKLQHDIMGYMPGFATPRIVCDVPFVGKRWVHQVAEYDRERGISYWTKNYRTGIELNDVDALNRKYEYFDPIDSLPEAGQAWWREQTKAA, from the coding sequence ATGGATTCGACGCCCATCTTGGGCAAGGCTGAGGCCAGCCCTGCTCAACAGCCGTTTACCTATCCGCTTCGTCGAGAGTTCGTCGAACCGGACTGGCGGCGCATTCCTGGTTACAAGGACGTCACTCAGGCGGAGTGGGAGAACTCTGTCTGGCAGCGCAAGAACACCGTCAAGAACCTGAAAGAGCTCAAGGCCACCTTGGGCGCGCTCCTTCCGGAGGACCTGGCGGAGAGCCTCGAGCGGGACCAGCGTGAGCGCGCGACGATGTCCATCCTCGTGCCGCCGCAGATGCTCAACACGATGAACTTCCAGGACCTCTGGAAGGACCCCGTGCGGCGCTACATGCTGCCGGCCTTCGCGGACCGGCTGACGGACTGGCCCAACCACCCGAAGGCGAGCCGCGACAGTCTGCACGAGCAGGACATGTGGGTCGTCGAGGGACTGACGCACCGCTATCCAACGAAGGTCCTCGCGGAGATGCTGCCGACGTGTCCCCAGTACTGTGGGCACTGTACGCGCATGGACCTGGTGGGCAACGACGTGCCCCAGGTCAGCAAACACAAATTCTCCATCGGCCCGAAGGAGCGCTACGAGCAGATGCTCGAGTATCTGCGCCGCACGCCGACGGTGCGCGACGTGGTGGTCTCTGGTGGCGACATCGCGAACCTGCCCATCCAGCAGCTCGAGCCGTTTGTCAGCTCTCTGATGGACATCCCGAACATCCGGGACATCCGCCTGGCCAGCAAGGGGCTGATGGCCATTCCCCAGCACTTCCTGCAGGACTCGGTGCTCCAGGGCATGGAGCGGCTGGCGAAGAAGGCCATCGAGCGGGGCGTGGATCTGGCGCTGCACACGCACGTCAACAACGCCGCGCAGCTCACGCCGCTCGTGGGCAAGGCCGTGCGCAAGTTGCTGGACATGGGCTTCCGCGACGTGCGCAACCAGGGTGTGCTGTTGCGCGGGGTCAATGACAGTGCACAGCAGCTGTTGGAGCTGTGTTTCACGCTGCTCGACCACGCGAAGATCCTGCCGTACTACTTCTACATGTGCGACATGATCCCCAACAGCGAGCACTGGCGGGTGTCGGTCGCGCAGGCGCAGAAGCTCCAGCACGACATCATGGGCTACATGCCCGGCTTCGCGACGCCGCGCATCGTCTGTGACGTGCCCTTCGTGGGCAAGCGGTGGGTCCACCAGGTCGCCGAGTATGACCGCGAGCGCGGCATCTCCTACTGGACCAAGAACTACCGCACGGGCATCGAGCTGAACGATGTCGACGCGCTCAATCGCAAGTACGAGTACTTCGACCCCATCGACTCGCTGCCCGAGGCGGGACAGGCGTGGTGGCGGGAGCAGACCAAGGCGGCGTGA
- a CDS encoding KamA family radical SAM protein, with protein sequence MDSSALMATASAEPRIIRTSLSAEGRQRLFPQATDAEWGDWRWHQRHAVRGLEQLERHVPLTADERAGVQETSSLFRIGISPYYLSLIDPEHPFCPVRMQSIPVRAEARVRPGELEDPLGEDKTRPEECIVHKYPDRVLFLALDTCSVYCRHCTRRRITQGGVAELSKEQMRRGIEYVRRHPEVRDVLISGGDPFLLSEQRLEELLAPLSEIPHVEMIRIGTRVPVVLPMRVTDALASLLRRYAPVFVVTHFNHPKEVTPEAREACERLVDHGVPVENQAVLMRQLNSDARIIKELSHQLLRSRVRPYYLHQMDVAEGCEHLRTPIAKGMEILQQLRGHTTGLAVPHLAVDLPGGGGKVTLQPDYVVERSEKETVFRNFKGERYAYPEPEETDCSCPYDETWRARAQEFGYHRKG encoded by the coding sequence ATGGATTCCTCCGCGCTGATGGCGACCGCGTCCGCGGAGCCTCGAATCATTCGCACCTCGCTCAGCGCGGAGGGGCGCCAGCGCCTCTTTCCCCAGGCCACTGATGCTGAGTGGGGAGATTGGCGCTGGCATCAGCGGCACGCGGTGCGCGGGCTGGAGCAGCTCGAGCGCCATGTGCCGTTGACCGCCGATGAGCGCGCGGGCGTCCAGGAGACGTCCTCGCTGTTCCGCATCGGCATCAGTCCGTATTACCTGTCGCTCATCGACCCGGAGCATCCGTTCTGCCCGGTGCGCATGCAGTCCATTCCAGTTCGAGCCGAAGCGCGCGTGCGCCCCGGTGAGCTGGAGGACCCGTTGGGCGAGGACAAGACGCGTCCGGAAGAGTGCATCGTCCACAAGTATCCGGACCGGGTGTTGTTCCTCGCGCTGGATACGTGCTCGGTCTACTGCCGCCACTGCACGCGGCGGCGCATCACCCAAGGGGGCGTGGCGGAGCTCTCCAAGGAGCAGATGCGCCGGGGCATCGAGTATGTCCGGCGTCACCCCGAGGTGCGCGACGTCCTCATCTCTGGAGGAGACCCGTTCCTGCTGAGCGAGCAGCGGCTGGAGGAGCTGCTCGCCCCGCTGAGCGAGATTCCGCACGTGGAGATGATTCGCATCGGCACGCGGGTCCCCGTGGTGCTGCCCATGCGTGTGACGGATGCGCTGGCCAGTCTGCTGCGGCGCTATGCCCCGGTCTTCGTCGTCACCCACTTCAACCACCCGAAGGAAGTGACTCCCGAGGCGCGTGAGGCGTGCGAGCGGCTGGTGGACCATGGCGTGCCCGTGGAGAACCAGGCCGTGTTGATGCGGCAGCTCAACTCGGATGCACGCATCATCAAGGAGCTGTCACACCAACTGCTTCGCAGCCGCGTGCGGCCGTACTACCTGCACCAGATGGACGTGGCGGAGGGCTGTGAGCACCTGCGCACGCCCATCGCGAAGGGCATGGAGATCCTCCAGCAGCTTCGTGGCCACACCACGGGGCTCGCCGTGCCTCACCTCGCGGTGGACCTGCCCGGCGGCGGCGGCAAGGTGACACTCCAGCCCGACTACGTCGTGGAGCGGAGCGAGAAGGAGACCGTGTTCCGGAACTTCAAGGGCGAGCGCTACGCCTATCCGGAGCCGGAAGAGACCGACTGCTCTTGCCCATACGATGAAACGTGGCGGGCTCGGGCCCAGGAGTTCGGCTACCACCGGAAGGGCTGA